ATACCGTCGTTTGAGGAGTTGTTTGTAGACTTCGTCATTTTTGCCCCGACCACATACATTACAGATTACTCCATCTGCTTCTCCTGCCGCCCAATGTTTGAGGAATGTCGACTCAACGCTTGGGTCATAGTGTGTGAGACCAAGCATTAGATGAGTATTCAGGCGTCGAGCTTCGGCATCGAAGCACTTAACCAGCTCAGCGTATTCCGGATTTTCAAGATGTGGCAAGAGTAGGCCCCATCGGTAACTTCGCTTTGAGCGAATCATTTTAGCGCCAGGATGTAGTGAAAACCCGATCTCATCGGCTGCGCGCAATATATTCTCCCGTGTGTCTGGTTTTACTGATGCATCTGGGTTGAATGCGCGCGAGATGGTGCTTCGCGAAAAGCCCGTGTAGGCTTCAAGGTCGAAGATGGTAGGGCGCTTCAATTGGGTTGAGCTTTTCTGCTGGTTGTCAGTGTCGGTTCTGTTCTTTTGGGCCATGTTATTAATAAATCATATCGAAATCTCTGCTTTGCTATGCTCAGGCATTGAATGACAGAGGGGATGTATGGTTTTTATGGGAAAAATGGTCATTTTTGGGAATATATTTACAATATTGTGTTTTGTCTGATTGACCAGCTTTATTTATCAAGTGATTCTGAGTTGTAATCAAAAATATCTCTCTCAAAGCCCTAATTAAAGTCTATTCAGAAGAAAAGTATCTTAAACATGCTTTTGATTGGAATAAGTAGATCGGTTTCAATGTGGCAAGTTAAAGTGCTTTCTTGACGTCTGTTCTCTCTCTTTAGATATTGCTTGAATGAGATTGTTCCCATTGAATGCAATTGCGTTTTTACCTTTGTTAGCCGCTGCAGTCCAGCCTCAAGAAATATTGCTGAATGGCTTGGAGGATTCATCAGAAGTTTGGGTGTCAACATGGGGAATCGACAATGTGAATGTTACGGCCGATGAACCAGCTAATCAGCGTTTTGGCGTGAGCTCGGTGCGCTTTGATGGCGACAGTGGCTTTGCTGGCAGTAAAGGGGATGTCTCCCTTAAAAAGAATCTCTCAGGCGAATTGGTTGAAGTATCGCTTCAAGTTGAGCTGGAACCGGACTCAAATGTGAAGCGGACCGGCATTCAGGTTTTAGATGCAGAAGGTGAGTATCTCATGTCTCCCGTTCCGGGGAATTGGGAAGGGTGGAAGCAGTTGGATTTTGATTTGGCAAACGATGCTTTTGAACCGGCTTATGCTCAGCCTGACAAAAACGGTAAGGTTGACCTGCCTATTAAAAGTGTGAACTTCATTTGGTTCACTGGCGGTGGAGGCCCCACTTCTGTTACTATTGATGGACTTCTCGGGCGCTCTAATGGCATCGCAGTTCATGATCAACTCCAATTCGAAATGCTCCCTCTCGTTGCCTTTGAAGCTGGAGAGAAGGGGCAAGCAGCGATCATGGTTACTAATCACACAGAGGAGTCGGTTGAGGTGGACCTTGATTATCTGTTGCAGAGAAATCCCAATTTCTATGATAAACGACCACCTCATATGCAACTTGGAAAAGATGAAGCTTTGGCTGCGACTTCATGGACTGAGAGTGATGGTAAACGTGTAGGTGAGGGGTCTTTGACAGACGGAAATGAGAGTGAAGGCTATAAATTTCATTGGGGAGCTGACCTTGTTGAAGCTGAGCAGGTGATTGATCTTGCTGAAGTGGTTGAGGTAACAGGATTGGCATATCGTGTGAGACATGGTGATCATATTTACAAAGTAGATATTTCTTCCTCAACCGATGGTGAGGTTTATGAGCCACTTGCTGAGTTCCAGGGCTTGGACTGGCATCGCAAGTTCGGTAGAAACATTATAGAACCAAAAGAGCCATTTGAGGCGCGTTTCCTGAAGTTTCGTTATCATAAGGATGGTGAGATCATGCACGCACTATTCCTGCCTCCATACATTTCGGTTTATGATGGCATAGAGGACGAGGCATTTGATTTTCCCAAAGTAGGTGAGCTTGTTGATTCTGGAACTGTGAGTGTGGAAGTTCCAGCGCGCAGCTTTTCAGTGATCCCTGTCACTTCCAAGCTTCCACTTGGCACCGGCTCATACTTGTTGGCTGTCCGCTACGTCGGAGATATACAAAATGATCGTTGGATGTCATGGGACAACTGGCTCGTCCTGCCTCCAGAGATGGACGAAGTTTCTCAGGATTCACCTTTTGGTATCAATGGCTCCCGAACATCTATGGCTCAATGGAACAGAGAGTTGGGCGTTGGGTGGGTTCGCTTCGAGAATTTGAAATGGCCGATGGTTTCCCCTGAACCAAATGTTTTCAGTTACGATGGTAGCGTTAAGCCATGGCGGATGAATGTAGATGAGTATGTGAAGTCCTACTATGATCGAGGTATTGCCGTATTGCCTTATCTTTTTCAGGTGCCTGCATTTGAATCGACAGTCCCTGATGGTGTTACTAAAAATATTTATCAATATGAGCCTAAGGACTTCACTGAATATGGGAAATTTGTGTTCCAGACTGTCGCTCGGTATGGCAGTAAAAAACATCCCGAGTCTGAGCTCCTGACTGAAGATAAAATATCAGGTTTGGGTTGGATTAATACTTTTGAGCTTTGGAATGAGCCTGATTTGAATGACCCCAATTGGGGGCATTGGGTTGGCGAGTTCAACAACTATCTGGAAATGATGCGTGTTGGTGCCGAAGCGGTCAAACGGGCGGACCCTGATGCTCGTATCGCCAATGCCGGGCTAGCGCAAATCGGCCTTGATGTTGTCGGCCGCTTAAGTCGCTATACCTATGAAGATGGTTTGAGGCCAATTGATTTTCTCGATGTGCTCAGTGTTCACCACTACACTGGGTCAGTAGCACCAGAGATTGCTACCGTAAATACGAATGTTGATCGTAATGGTAAAACCGAGGGTAAGTTGACTTTCGAAGGACACTTAAGAGAACTCGTCGACTGGCGAGATCAAAATAGACCAGAAATGGAAATTTGGATGACGGAAACCGGCTACGATACTGGTGGCCGTAATGAAATTTCTGTCCGATTACAGGCTGCGTGGACGCCGAGAAATGTTCTCCAGATACTTGGGACGGGAATTGAAAAAGTAATGGTTTACAGGGAATCAGGTTCCAGGCCTTCGCTTTATGCCGCATCCGGTATGCTGGACGATAATGCTCGTCCCAGGGGTTCTTTTCTTACCTATGCAACTCTTATTCGGGTAATGGATGGAGCTCATGGCTTTATGCGACTTCCCCATGATGACGACAATGTTCGTATTTATGGTGCTGTAAAAAACGGAAAGCCGGTTCTTGCGGCATGGGCGGTGGAAGGTGAGGCTGCATTGGGAATAGACTTCGGTGATGCAAAAGTGACCGATGCTTTTGGGCATTCATGGAATGAATCAGTTGGAGCTTCTTTTGTGCTTAACGATTTCCCTGTTTACTTCGAGGAGTTAGATGCAACCCTTCCAGAGAAGTTATTTGTTGAAGCTCGTGAAATTGAAAATGCCCGCAAAGCTGATGTAGAACGCTTACGGCATTTACGCGCTTATCTTTATGACTTCGGTGAAGCAGGTGTCGGGGCGATGACATTAGGCAGTAGTCGAGCCTATACCGAGATCAAACCGGATTCACTCTTTTCAGAAGAACGTTCTTATGGCTTCCTTGCTGAGAACGAACAGCGTAGCTCTTTTGATAATCATTGGGTATGGGACTATTTGATCCGTGATGGTCTAAAGGTGCCGGATGACACGTCGTTTCGCGTTAAAGCGGAACCAGGTCGCTACCTCGTTCGTGTTATGATTAGCCCTATCGGTACAAATGAGGTTGATGTTACCTTGCAAGGAGTGGAAGGAGATCAAGTCGAGTTAACCGCATCTGGCCACGGCTCTGTTGTTGAAGCTGAAGTGCAGATTGGAACCGAACCTCTCGATCTCGTTTTTCAGGACTACGGCCAAGTGCACTGGATATCAGTAGTTGAACAAGAGAGTGTATAACGAGCCAATTATCATAATATATGAATCGAATTTTATTAGCAGGAGTTTCAATAACTACACTATTGGTCAGTTCACTGATTGGCGTTCAGGCTGCAGACCGGGTCTGGAGATGGTCGTGGCCGGAATTTAATGGACCTGAGCCTGTTGCCGAGGTTTGCGATTTTAAGTATGGTAAGCGTTGGGTTTACTCAGTTGATATTGATGATACTCCTCTAAGTAATTATACAATATCTTTTCCGGTGCTTTCTGAGTATCATTTTACTGATGCTCCTCCAGGAATTGCAGGCGGAAACCGTAAGCCATTCGTTGGGAATGCAGCCATATATGCGGCTCGAATAAATCCGACCGATGAAATCTACAATTGGAATCTATTGTCCTGGGGGCAGATTCAAGAAATGTGTGAAGCTGGCTGGGGAATTGCAAATCACGCCTATACTAGTGCTGCCTATGGCCTGACCGAGGAACAATTGAGGGAGGAAATATACTGGAACCAGGTTTTGATTGGTTGGTATACGCCAAACCGGCGTGCTACAAATTACTTTGTCTATCCAAGTGGAGATACTGCATATCGACCATACCTCGCTGATTACGGTATTCTTGCCGGTGGAATTCAAGGTGGCCCTCCAACGAATATTAACAGTAGTAATCTTGACTGGACAGATCTTAAAAGGATCAATCTTGATGAGCCTGTTTGGAGCCAAAGCGATGATCCATACGTTTGGTTTCCAGACCCTCCGAAGGACGGAGATGTCTTTGTTGATTTTACGCATTGGATGGAAACGGACCCTGAGCATCCGAATCGCGTTCGTTGGTCAGAGCGCCTTGGTATGATTGAGTCGCTTTATGGCGAGCACGGAGCAGACGATGTATGGTCCACATCAATTGACGAAGCAGTGGCTTATGATGTCGCAAGGCATAATGCCAGTGTTGATGTTTCTAATAATCAGGTGACGCTTACTTTAGGAGGAAATGCTCCTTCTACTTCTTTGACTTTGAAAATAACAGGTATCCCTGAATCTGTGCCGCTTACTGCTCCAAAAGATGGATTGCTTTATCGACAGGGTGATGTTGTTTGGGTAACGACTCCTTCGCTTGGTGGCCCGGTTGGTAGTCGTCTTCCTTCACCGAATCTTCGCTGTATCTACAATGGGCCTGTTAAGGATCTTGATTGGCCGGAAACAGTTGAGCTCGCTGGTGTGCGTATTCTTCAACATGGAGGAAAGGCTGATGAAACAATATCTGTAGATGTTGTTGAGCCGGACGGTGAGTTGCTCGAAATCGGGTCATCGACAGGAACGCTTTGGGCAGTATGGATGCTGTTCGCCTCGGTGCCCAATGAAAAACCATGGTCAGCAAAAGGGCTTCGTGTTACAGGGAATACCAATGCTCACAAGAAAATGGAGGTCTGGGCAGTAGATCCAATCAATGCCTGGCGAGAAAATTATTTCCAAAATCGAGACTCAAGCGGCGATGCAGAAGATTATGCTGACTGTGATGGAGACCAATTTAGCAATTTTGCGGAATATGCCTTTTGCTCAGATCCTAGAGACAGTTCCAGTAGGCCTATTGCTTTAGCAGTCGAACCGACTTCTGACAAAGCTCTCGGAATTGAAATCCTATGTCGGGCTGGTCTTGTGGTTCCAACATATACAGCGGAATATTCTCTGGATATGAAAAAATGGACGGTAGGTGGCGAGCTTGATGGCGCACCTTTCGACAATGGTGATGGCACCTTGACTGCTCGTTTTAGATCACCTGCTGCTCTTCATCGCTTTTTAAGAGTATTTGCGAATTAGAGTAGCATGGAAACAACCCCTTACTCACCCATTAAACGAATGAACTTTTACTCAAAACTTTTCGCAATGGCAACTGCCTTGCTCGTTGTTACTCAAATTGCAATCGCAGTCACTTATCCGACCGTTAACTCCACAAATTTCCCTTCCGGGACCTACGATGACGGTAATCCAGTTCCCCTGAATTATCGATACTTTATTCCTGTCAATTACGATGCTGATGATACTAATACACTATACCCGCTTGTTTTATTTCTTCATGGTGCGGGTGAGAAAGGTTCAGATAATAGCAGACAGTTGAACGGCAACGCTAACAAGGCGATGATCTTTATCTCGAGTGCCAATCCTGATAACCAGACTGACTATCCTTGTTTCTGGGTTGCACCCCAGTGTTCATTGGGGGACTGGGGTGATAGTTATCTTCCTGCGCAACTTCAGGGAATGCTGGATCATTTTATTGAAAATTATAATATCGATCCGGATCGCATCTATATTACTGGCCTTTCCATGGGGGGCGGTGGCACCATTAGCCAAATCGCTGCTTACCCGCAACGTTATGCGGCAGCAAATCCTATCTGTGGGTGGTTCAATGGTGATGCAGCCCCCTACGCTCATATCCCACTCTGGGCTTTTCATTGCGCGGACGACGGAGTCGTCGGAGTCAATGGCTCTGATAGTATCGTTGGGGGGATGCGATGGCTTGGTGGCACTGCAAACTACACGCGCTATAATACTGGAGGTCATGGTGGGGCGTGGACTAGAGCCTACAATTCGGCATCTCCATTGGTGCCTTGGATGATGGCGCAGCGGCGAGGCCAGAAGCCAATCTCACAGCATGGCCCTTATGTGAATATAACCTCTCCAGTTTCTTCTCTACATGCATCTACGTCGGCCAGTAACCTTGCGGTTGCTGGGGATGCTGACGCAGACACTACGTCTGTGAAAACACGTAACGATACACTCTTTCAGGATGGAACAACAAGCGGAACGACAAACTGGAATTCCACTATCAACTCACTTAAAGTCGGTGAGAATCGCATCTATGTTGAATCTGAAACAGTTGCCTATGTTGCACCGGGAAATGGAAAAACGACAACCAACAGTTTCATTTATGTAAATAGAGCCAGCGGCGGAGATGCCGTACAGCCGGTGGTGACTATCACAGTGCCAACGACAGATGATACTTATTCTACAGCGAGCTCTACCGTGGACATTGCCGGAACGGTAACAGAT
The Rubellicoccus peritrichatus DNA segment above includes these coding regions:
- a CDS encoding polysaccharide deacetylase family protein, which codes for MNRILLAGVSITTLLVSSLIGVQAADRVWRWSWPEFNGPEPVAEVCDFKYGKRWVYSVDIDDTPLSNYTISFPVLSEYHFTDAPPGIAGGNRKPFVGNAAIYAARINPTDEIYNWNLLSWGQIQEMCEAGWGIANHAYTSAAYGLTEEQLREEIYWNQVLIGWYTPNRRATNYFVYPSGDTAYRPYLADYGILAGGIQGGPPTNINSSNLDWTDLKRINLDEPVWSQSDDPYVWFPDPPKDGDVFVDFTHWMETDPEHPNRVRWSERLGMIESLYGEHGADDVWSTSIDEAVAYDVARHNASVDVSNNQVTLTLGGNAPSTSLTLKITGIPESVPLTAPKDGLLYRQGDVVWVTTPSLGGPVGSRLPSPNLRCIYNGPVKDLDWPETVELAGVRILQHGGKADETISVDVVEPDGELLEIGSSTGTLWAVWMLFASVPNEKPWSAKGLRVTGNTNAHKKMEVWAVDPINAWRENYFQNRDSSGDAEDYADCDGDQFSNFAEYAFCSDPRDSSSRPIALAVEPTSDKALGIEILCRAGLVVPTYTAEYSLDMKKWTVGGELDGAPFDNGDGTLTARFRSPAALHRFLRVFAN